The Collinsella aerofaciens genomic sequence GACGCCGCCGCTAAGGAGCGCACTGCGCTGGCTGCCACGCTGCCGGCCGACGTGCTCACCGACTACGAGCGTCTGCTCAAGCAGTTCCGCGGCCTGGCCGTCGAGACCATCCAGGGCAACATCCCCACGGTCTGCCACACCGCGCTGCAGGCATCGTCCATGAGCGACCTTAACCACGACGGTAGCGAGATTACGCACTGCCCGTACTGCCACCGTCTCCTGGTGCTCCCGAGCAAGGAAGCTTAAACGATGGCGGCATCCAACAATTCAATGCAACTTGAGGGAAAAACGATCCTGCTGGGCATTACCGGCGGGATCGCCGCCTATAAGTCGTGCAATATCGTGCGCCTGTTGCAAAAGCGCGGCGCGCGCGTGAAGGTCGTTATGAGCGAGCATGCCACCGAGTTTGTGGGGCCGCTTACCTTCCGTGCGCTTACCAACGAGCCGGTCGCGGTGGGCCTGTTCGACGATCCCTCCGACCCCATCCACCACATTTCGCTTGCGCAGGAGCCCGATCTGGTGGTCGTGGCGCCCGCGACGGCCAATATCATCGCCAAGATGGCTAACGGCATCGCCGATGACCTTATTTCCACCACGCTGCTGGCAACGCCGCGACCCATCGTGATCGCGCCGGCCATGAACAATGGCATGTGGAAGGCGCCGGCGACACAGGCCAACATGTCCACGCTGCGCGAGCGCGGTGTCCATGTGGTGGGACCCGGCAGCGGCTACCTTGCCTGCGGCGACGTGGACACGGGACGTATGAGCGAGCCCGAGGACATCGTTGAGGCCGTCTGCGAGGTGCTCAGCCCCGTGCCCCAGGACCTTGCAGGCAAGCGCATCGTGATCACCGCCGGTCCTACGCACGAACCGATCGACCCCGTGCGCTTCATCGGCAACCGATCGTCGGGCAAGATGGGCATCGCCCTGGCGGGGGAGGCCGCTCGCCGTGGTGCTGAGGTCACGCTTGTGCTGGGGCCGACGTCACTCGACGTGGGTCGCGGCGTGGAGTGCGTGCGCGTGCAAACCGCCGCAGAGATGCTCCAGGCGGCCCTGAGCGCCTTCCAGACGGCCGATGCGGCAATTTGTGCGGCCGCCGTCGCCGACTACACCCCCGCGGCCCCTGCCGACCATAAGCTCAAAAAGTCCAACGAGCGCTTGGATCGCATCGAGCTTGTCGAGACGGTCGATATTTTGGGCGAGCTCTCGCGCCAAAAGGGCGAACGA encodes the following:
- the coaBC gene encoding bifunctional phosphopantothenoylcysteine decarboxylase/phosphopantothenate--cysteine ligase CoaBC, coding for MAASNNSMQLEGKTILLGITGGIAAYKSCNIVRLLQKRGARVKVVMSEHATEFVGPLTFRALTNEPVAVGLFDDPSDPIHHISLAQEPDLVVVAPATANIIAKMANGIADDLISTTLLATPRPIVIAPAMNNGMWKAPATQANMSTLRERGVHVVGPGSGYLACGDVDTGRMSEPEDIVEAVCEVLSPVPQDLAGKRIVITAGPTHEPIDPVRFIGNRSSGKMGIALAGEAARRGAEVTLVLGPTSLDVGRGVECVRVQTAAEMLQAALSAFQTADAAICAAAVADYTPAAPADHKLKKSNERLDRIELVETVDILGELSRQKGERYVIGFAAETDNVLEYAQRKLTRKGCDAIIANDVSRADSGFGTDTNKAWIVSTTGTQELPVLTKPQLADTILDLLKNN